From the genome of Psychroserpens ponticola, one region includes:
- a CDS encoding glycosyltransferase, producing the protein MQYQPKKRILVAPLNWGLGHATRCIPLIRALLTNNFEVVIASDGIALKLLQKEFPKLESIELPSYNISYAKNGQFFKLKMLQNSPKLIQAIKAEKKATKTIIKDYRIDGILSDNRLGVHSKLIPCVFMTHQLKVLSGNTTWLSTKMHQKIIKRFDECWVPDTIGLDNLSGKLGHTDVFDIPIKYIGPLSRFKKTDCKIKYDLMVLLSGPEPQRTLLQDLLLKELNTYKRKVLFVKGIVDGEQKPSIKDHITSYNFMTSEALEHAINESDIVLSRSGYTTVMDLAKLEKKAFFIPTPGQFEQEYLAERLTKLGYVPSCKQKEFKIEMLNSIEGFSGIKTTNYNTNYKKLFRLFKGK; encoded by the coding sequence ATGCAATATCAACCAAAAAAGCGAATATTAGTAGCGCCATTAAATTGGGGTTTAGGACATGCTACCAGATGCATTCCGTTAATACGTGCTTTGCTAACAAATAATTTTGAAGTTGTCATTGCAAGTGACGGAATTGCCTTAAAATTATTACAAAAAGAATTCCCGAAACTAGAATCTATTGAATTGCCTTCATACAATATATCGTATGCAAAAAATGGACAGTTCTTCAAATTAAAGATGCTTCAGAATTCTCCAAAACTAATCCAAGCCATTAAAGCCGAAAAGAAGGCAACTAAAACTATTATTAAAGATTATCGCATAGATGGTATACTTTCAGATAACAGATTAGGTGTTCATAGTAAACTTATTCCTTGTGTTTTTATGACACATCAACTAAAAGTGTTAAGCGGAAATACAACGTGGTTAAGCACAAAAATGCATCAAAAAATAATTAAACGTTTTGATGAATGTTGGGTACCTGACACTATTGGTCTAGATAATTTAAGTGGAAAACTTGGTCATACAGACGTATTTGATATTCCTATAAAATATATTGGACCACTTAGTCGCTTCAAAAAAACAGATTGTAAAATAAAATATGACCTTATGGTTTTACTTTCTGGACCAGAACCGCAACGCACACTTCTACAAGATTTACTATTAAAAGAACTAAATACTTATAAAAGGAAAGTTTTATTTGTAAAAGGCATTGTTGATGGTGAACAAAAACCATCTATTAAAGATCACATAACAAGTTATAATTTTATGACTAGCGAAGCTTTAGAACACGCAATAAATGAAAGTGACATTGTGTTATCTAGATCTGGCTATACAACAGTTATGGATTTAGCCAAACTTGAAAAAAAAGCATTTTTTATTCCTACTCCTGGTCAATTTGAACAGGAATACCTTGCAGAACGATTAACAAAACTTGGATATGTACCAAGTTGCAAACAAAAGGAATTTAAAATTGAAATGCTTAATTCTATTGAAGGTTTTAGTGGTATAAAAACCACAAATTACAATACGAATTACAAAAAATTATTCCGACTTTTCAAGGGTAAATGA